The genomic window catagatTAATTACTTACAATTGTTGGTCTgatgttattaaattcaattggCAACGAGCCAGGTATGAAATCTATTGTTTTTCTAGATTCGGGTAAACTACTGGCAACAGCTATTGGTATAgcatttgatttttgaatcttttttcctttcttttttttctttttttctttggtTGCTTTAACACTTTTATCTTTGCACTGATAATTGTCATCATCTTTCTTGATGCTCTGTTGTTTTTGAGTATTTGATTCATCTTCTTTACTATCGTCAAAtacatcatcatcattatcgtCATCACTGTCATTGGAGGGAATTTTAACACCGTTGGTTAAAGGTTTTGAATTTTCTTTAAGTGTTTCCATTTTAATACACTGCATTATTAAGTTATCTTGATTGAGGCCATaccaatattgattattgtctggtttaaaatgtatagaaaaatttattataacattgttatCAGAAGGTAATACATTGACATCAGACTTTAATAAGCTCGTTTCGGATGGAATTTTTAGGCAAAAAGCATACCATATAGGAAAAAATCCTGAACCAATGGAATGAAATTTACCGGAGATCAAATTTTTGTCTTTAACAACTATCACATCAATTGATGTTggatcaacattttttacattgagcgtaagaaaacatttattttcaaaaataaattcgtgTTCTGGCAGGATATAGTGTTCATCATTTtcagtgatattattattattacaactattatatacagtgtTGTCCTTAAGATCATTTGTGTTCACATTGTCATTACCATTAGTGactataactttattaatattcttagtATTACAATCTTGGTCATCAATGTTAGTTTCATTATCAATCACAATCTTGTCTAAATGACTATTTGCAACATCAAAGTCATGACCATTTTCATCTTTTGGCGTTTCAACCTCACTAACAAGATGCTTTACATATTCTAGTGATGGCTCTGTCCGCAAGACCGGAAGGCGTATAATAAGCTTTTTAGTGCTTTGATCGAATGTAGCATTACCTTCTTCTTCCAAAACGCTATAAGGCAAATTGATAtcaagtttatattttgaaggcttctgacaaattaattttaaagtcttGGGGAGCACATCAAGTTCAACATTAGCCGAAGAATCCAAAAGTggcaaattaatttcaataattaactcTTTAGGTATGACCGCATTCATTTTACAATGCATATTATAGCCATGTTCTTGGATGTCTATGTCgttacgatattttattatgtacttagGAACAGTAAATAGTGATTTTTGTTTCAATGATCCAAGATCATGATGTTGAACCGGTCGATCCACTGGAGGCTGATAAGGACACCCAGGTAATTCAGAAGTTTGTTGATCGGGAGATGGTTGGAAATCCTTGATTGGCTTACGTATGACCAATGACCGAGCAACACCTTTGAATGCAA from Aphis gossypii isolate Hap1 chromosome 1, ASM2018417v2, whole genome shotgun sequence includes these protein-coding regions:
- the LOC114132416 gene encoding protein kintoun, which translates into the protein MNDTAGGRQSKLEDLDITKQELDSIGEALKNEQFRKLLCEYVDEINDPENRAQYEREIEQYELERGTSVTFVRPQPGYVLKTSANGERKVFVNLCCCDVVQKPISRSGSGGDHWSLPHCLSPVRQDYDKAHKPCDVYDVVFHPDALKLTKHGKSFKDMVEDTALSMIEKNNNVVLDKANIKYPKIAFKGVARSLVIRKPIKDFQPSPDQQTSELPGCPYQPPVDRPVQHHDLGSLKQKSLFTVPKYIIKYRNDIDIQEHGYNMHCKMNAVIPKELIIEINLPLLDSSANVELDVLPKTLKLICQKPSKYKLDINLPYSVLEEEGNATFDQSTKKLIIRLPVLRTEPSLEYVKHLVSEVETPKDENGHDFDVANSHLDKIVIDNETNIDDQDCNTKNINKVIVTNGNDNVNTNDLKDNTVYNSCNNNNITENDEHYILPEHEFIFENKCFLTLNVKNVDPTSIDVIVVKDKNLISGKFHSIGSGFFPIWYAFCLKIPSETSLLKSDVNVLPSDNNVIINFSIHFKPDNNQYWYGLNQDNLIMQCIKMETLKENSKPLTNGVKIPSNDSDDDNDDDVFDDSKEDESNTQKQQSIKKDDDNYQCKDKSVKATKEKKKKKKGKKIQKSNAIPIAVASSLPESRKTIDFIPGSLPIEFNNIRPTIRGILKKRALSECSNADDVNLSPRIYSSSVDNVDTESSDVLGSSLNDFSSKKTVRFNDHVIEKKINFNISIAAQAKKHRQRQQRKRNIREYNTPSESEASEAEDRAYGPLNVVSESEETSVSESSAGEMSDDNSNGPTTTISSKVTVVADSKKDHKRRKSKSARKNASLAKQASTNNLIFPIEY